One segment of Marinobacter sediminum DNA contains the following:
- the gloA gene encoding lactoylglutathione lyase: MPKHFEQAPGLYEDPVPETEGFVFNQTMMRIKDPERSMDFYSRVMGMRLVRKLDFPEMKFTLYFLGYLDDRQANLVPNDEAHRTTFTFGREAMLELTHNWGTEADDDFAYHNGNDEPQGFGHIGIAVPDVYTACERFEKLGVDFVKKPDDGKMKGLAFIKDPDGYWIEILQPDMMQKQRKDL; encoded by the coding sequence ATGCCCAAGCATTTCGAGCAGGCCCCCGGCCTATACGAAGACCCTGTTCCCGAAACCGAAGGCTTCGTCTTCAACCAGACCATGATGCGCATTAAAGATCCCGAGCGCTCCATGGATTTTTACAGCCGAGTGATGGGCATGCGCCTGGTTCGCAAACTCGACTTCCCGGAAATGAAGTTCACCCTGTATTTTCTCGGGTATCTGGACGATCGTCAGGCCAACCTGGTCCCGAACGATGAAGCCCATCGCACAACCTTCACGTTCGGCCGCGAAGCCATGCTCGAGCTGACCCACAACTGGGGCACCGAGGCTGATGACGACTTTGCCTACCACAATGGCAACGACGAGCCCCAGGGCTTCGGTCACATCGGTATCGCCGTACCGGACGTTTACACCGCCTGTGAGCGCTTTGAAAAACTCGGTGTGGATTTTGTGAAGAAACCGGACGACGGCAAGATGAAAGGTCTGGCCTTTATCAAGGACCCGGACGGCTACTGGATCGAAATCCTGCAGCCGGACATGATGCAGAAGCAGCGCAAGGATCTCTGA
- a CDS encoding alkane 1-monooxygenase has protein sequence MSASQMSVNREATRRRVLLTLKKYSYLIAMLPLVLPPLLLAAGHAMDLVNLFSWGVPVVVFGIIPVLDMLLGKDALNPDESTDVTRMNGEMFYRVITLGWVAGFAALLVWSMLELASGTFNLVGGIGWILSIGIVGGLGINVAHELIHKDAKLETRVGGFLLSLVCYAGFKIEHLRGHHVHVSTPGDASSSRYNQSLYNFLPQAYARNFLNAWKLEAQRLERKGEKAFSWHNELIWWYSISALVGIAFTVAFGWLGAAFFLGQSFIAFTLLEIVNYLEHYGLHRRKLDNGRYERTAPEHSWNSNYFLTNVFLFHLQRHSDHHAYAKKRYQVLRHHDIAPQLPAGYAAMIVIAMIPPLWKRIMNPRVEAYYRGEEHQLAS, from the coding sequence ATGAGCGCCAGCCAGATGTCCGTCAATCGGGAGGCCACCCGGAGAAGGGTCCTGTTGACCCTGAAAAAGTACAGCTACCTCATCGCCATGCTCCCGTTAGTTCTGCCACCCTTGTTGCTGGCAGCGGGGCACGCCATGGATCTGGTGAACCTGTTCTCCTGGGGCGTTCCGGTGGTGGTTTTCGGTATCATTCCGGTACTGGACATGCTTCTGGGCAAAGATGCGCTGAATCCCGATGAAAGCACGGACGTAACACGGATGAACGGTGAGATGTTCTATCGGGTTATCACACTCGGCTGGGTTGCGGGCTTTGCGGCATTGCTGGTCTGGAGCATGCTGGAGCTGGCATCGGGCACGTTTAACCTGGTGGGTGGCATCGGCTGGATCCTGTCCATCGGCATCGTCGGTGGACTGGGAATCAACGTTGCCCATGAACTGATCCACAAGGACGCCAAGCTGGAAACCCGCGTCGGTGGCTTTCTGTTGTCACTGGTGTGCTACGCCGGTTTCAAGATAGAGCATCTTCGTGGCCACCACGTTCACGTTTCCACCCCGGGAGATGCCTCCTCTTCACGCTACAACCAGTCCCTCTATAACTTCCTGCCCCAGGCCTATGCGCGTAACTTCCTTAACGCCTGGAAACTTGAGGCTCAGCGCCTTGAGCGCAAAGGGGAAAAAGCTTTCAGCTGGCATAACGAACTGATCTGGTGGTACAGCATCAGTGCGCTGGTGGGCATTGCCTTCACCGTCGCCTTTGGCTGGTTAGGTGCCGCCTTCTTCCTGGGCCAGAGCTTCATCGCCTTCACCCTGCTGGAAATCGTTAACTACCTGGAACACTACGGCCTGCACCGTCGCAAACTGGACAACGGCCGCTACGAGCGCACTGCCCCCGAGCACAGCTGGAACAGCAATTACTTCCTCACCAACGTGTTCCTGTTCCACCTCCAGCGCCACAGCGACCACCATGCCTACGCCAAAAAACGTTACCAGGTACTGCGCCACCACGACATCGCCCCGCAGTTGCCCGCAGGCTACGCCGCCATGATCGTCATCGCCATGATCCCGCCACTCTGGAAGCGAATCATGAATCCGAGGGTGGAAGCGTATTACCGGGGTGAGGAGCACCAACTGGCCTCCTGA
- a CDS encoding GntR family transcriptional regulator: protein MDFQAPNTLAEQIANYMAERIMTGQIRPGERIQEATLATELKVSRASVKEALYTLERWHLVEITPRKGASATRLDAAHASELYDVYMHLLMMLAVRLCERWQESDRQILLDTVGQVMEQMKKPSADITAIVEASFGVMEACCEVVGNPYLTEALSNFKPAVSRAYYLSADRYRQGLNQTTQFFAHLPQAVLARDTAKAQTLIRDFAEHQKALIQQALAS, encoded by the coding sequence ATGGATTTTCAGGCACCCAATACCCTGGCGGAGCAGATTGCCAACTACATGGCAGAGCGGATCATGACCGGACAGATCCGGCCAGGAGAGCGTATTCAGGAAGCCACGCTCGCAACGGAGCTGAAGGTAAGCCGGGCGTCGGTGAAAGAAGCCCTGTATACCCTGGAACGCTGGCATCTGGTGGAGATCACACCACGCAAGGGCGCCTCGGCAACACGCCTGGACGCAGCTCATGCCTCCGAGCTCTACGACGTCTACATGCATCTGTTAATGATGCTTGCCGTCCGTCTTTGCGAACGCTGGCAGGAATCGGACAGGCAGATCCTGCTGGATACAGTTGGCCAGGTGATGGAACAGATGAAAAAACCGTCGGCCGATATCACGGCTATCGTGGAGGCGAGCTTCGGGGTGATGGAAGCTTGCTGTGAGGTCGTCGGTAACCCCTACCTCACTGAAGCATTGTCGAACTTCAAACCGGCCGTCAGCCGGGCCTATTACCTGAGCGCCGACCGGTACCGCCAGGGTCTGAACCAGACCACCCAGTTCTTTGCCCACTTGCCCCAGGCGGTTCTGGCACGGGATACCGCAAAAGCTCAGACACTGATCCGGGACTTTGCAGAACATCAGAAAGCGCTGATTCAGCAAGCCCTGGCATCATGA